The following is a genomic window from Amycolatopsis cihanbeyliensis.
GCGACCGAAGACCTCTATCTCGATGCGCGCCAGGTCATCTGGGACATGGTTGCCAACCAGACCGTCACTGCTTACGGCTACCTGCATAGCTATTTCGAGACGATGGGGCCGACGCAGTTCGATTCGACATTCGATGACTCCTGGCGCGTTCAAGGGCTGATCCAGCTCGGAATTCGGCCCCCGAAGCAACTGTAGGAGGACGCCTACATGGCGCTCAATGACGATGCTGTTCTCACGGCGGCGCGGGGTCATATTTTCACGGCACCGGAAGGGACCGACCCGCCCGCCCCGGCTGACATTTCAGCGTTCGATCCCGTTGCCGGGTTCGACGGATGGAACGATATCGGCCACACCAGTCGCGGAACTCTTCCCGAGTTCGGGTTCGACGGCGGGGATACGGAAACGCGGGGGACGTGGCAGAACCAGGCCCTGAAAACGGTTGTCACCGATCCCGCGGTGGATTACGTGACCTTCGTCGTGCATCAGTTTGATGATGAGGGACTGGGCCTGTATTACGGTGTCGCCAACGGTTCCACCACGCCCGGTGTGTTCCGGGTGAAGAGCGGGTCCACCAAGCCCGTGCGGCGTGCGCTGCTGATTGTCGTCGTCGACGGCGACACGAAAATTGGGTTCTACGCGCCCAAGTGCGACATTCGTCGCGACGACGCGATTTCGCTCGCCGTGGACGAGTTCGGTGGGATGCCGCTACGCGCCACCTTCCTGACGTACGTGCACACCACGGACGGTGAGATCACGTTCGACTGGATCAGCGAGGACACGGGCATCAACCCTGCCCCGGCTGGCTGAGACCGCACACGTGCGACCGGAATCGCGAAACACCCCCTTTGGACTTCTTCAGGATGGAAAGGCTGTCTTCGGTGTCCAACACCTATTCTCTGGAAACGCTCAAGGCGGACCTGGATCAGGAGTTCGCTCCGCTCCGGCTCACCGTCGATGGAGAGGAACTGGTCTTGCAGAACCTTCTCCGGATCGGGGAGAAGGATCGTGCGGCGGTCATGGCTGCGCTGAAGGAGGTTGAGGCCACCAACGCTGGCGAGGATGAGAACAGGAGCCTCGAAGAGGTCGAGACGCTGACCTCCGCGCTGGAGCTGATTCTCCGCACGGTCACCGCGAAGGGTAAGGGCGACAAGCTGGT
Proteins encoded in this region:
- a CDS encoding phage tail protein gives rise to the protein MALNDDAVLTAARGHIFTAPEGTDPPAPADISAFDPVAGFDGWNDIGHTSRGTLPEFGFDGGDTETRGTWQNQALKTVVTDPAVDYVTFVVHQFDDEGLGLYYGVANGSTTPGVFRVKSGSTKPVRRALLIVVVDGDTKIGFYAPKCDIRRDDAISLAVDEFGGMPLRATFLTYVHTTDGEITFDWISEDTGINPAPAG
- a CDS encoding phage tail assembly protein, producing MSNTYSLETLKADLDQEFAPLRLTVDGEELVLQNLLRIGEKDRAAVMAALKEVEATNAGEDENRSLEEVETLTSALELILRTVTAKGKGDKLVASFEGDLMLAMKVLDLWAEATQPGEAQNSPA